One genomic window of Paenarthrobacter ureafaciens includes the following:
- the hemQ gene encoding hydrogen peroxide-dependent heme synthase, with product MSHTSAESVTKTAENEEQFFTLWTVFKRSADVLRSGEAAQEFEALTGKLAADGVTVRGCYDVSAMRADADIMVWLHGSKPEDLQSAVRAIRRSKLFAGTEIVWSAMGVHREAEFAKNHVPAYARGVEPSTWLCVYPFVRSYEWYILPAEERGKMLRDHGLLGRDFPQVISNTVSSFALGDWEWILGLEAPELVDLVDLMRHLRATEARNHVREEIPFYTGRRVTAAEIAEVLA from the coding sequence ATGAGCCACACTTCCGCCGAATCTGTCACTAAAACTGCCGAAAACGAAGAACAGTTTTTTACGCTGTGGACCGTTTTCAAGCGCTCTGCCGACGTCTTGCGCAGCGGCGAAGCTGCCCAGGAATTCGAAGCCCTGACCGGGAAACTGGCTGCCGACGGCGTTACGGTGCGAGGGTGCTATGACGTGTCCGCCATGCGTGCCGACGCTGACATCATGGTGTGGTTGCATGGCTCCAAGCCCGAAGACCTGCAGTCCGCTGTCCGCGCCATCCGCCGGAGCAAGCTCTTCGCAGGAACGGAGATCGTTTGGTCGGCCATGGGCGTCCACCGCGAAGCCGAATTCGCCAAGAATCACGTGCCTGCCTACGCCCGTGGCGTCGAGCCCAGCACCTGGCTCTGCGTTTACCCGTTCGTCCGCTCCTACGAGTGGTACATCCTGCCGGCAGAAGAACGCGGCAAGATGCTGCGGGACCACGGCCTCCTGGGCCGGGACTTCCCCCAGGTCATTTCCAACACCGTGTCATCCTTCGCCTTGGGTGACTGGGAGTGGATCCTCGGCCTCGAGGCACCTGAGCTCGTGGACCTCGTGGACCTGATGCGCCACCTGCGCGCCACCGAGGCCCGCAACCATGTTCGTGAAGAAATTCCGTTCTACACCGGGCGCCGGGTCACCGCCGCTGAGATTGCAGAGGTCCTTGCATGA
- the hemG gene encoding protoporphyrinogen oxidase, with product MRSRGAAPQSPTAVVVGGGVSGLVAARELAMAGIAVTVLEASESWGGCVGSHVVAGLSLDSGAESFATRSSAVADLVRELGIGGQIVAPRPGGAWVQLPEGARELPKTGILGIPANPWDPEVRRSLGFLGALRASMDRILPAGLGTSAELTSVSQLVRTRMGKRVLERLVEPVVGGVHSADPALLDVDMVAPGLRDGVRANGSLAAAVAAQRKAARGAGSAPAKAGSAVAGLKGGMHTLIGALVKDLQDRGVVLLTHQRVDGIRKAGTGWQVSAGDSTYDAGRLVVALDGPAAVGLLADSVPALAGLRPEAGPLVSLVTLVVDLPELDSRPRGTGILVAPQTPGIRAKALTHATSKWDWLAGEAGPGTHVVRLSYGRLVGVDGSDGQAASVMDDQSLLSAAVEDASNLLTVPITRADVVDWDVVRWEGALPFAAVGHKQRVAEVRRVCGAVEGLAVVGGWLAGNGLAAVVADTRTQAKKLAHDAANM from the coding sequence GTGCGCTCGCGAGGTGCCGCGCCCCAAAGCCCCACGGCGGTGGTTGTAGGCGGCGGCGTCTCAGGCCTGGTGGCCGCCCGCGAACTGGCGATGGCGGGCATCGCCGTGACGGTTCTCGAGGCTTCGGAGTCCTGGGGTGGCTGTGTGGGAAGCCACGTCGTGGCAGGTCTGTCCCTTGACAGTGGGGCTGAGTCATTCGCTACCCGCTCTTCCGCTGTTGCCGACCTGGTCCGGGAGCTGGGAATCGGCGGGCAGATCGTCGCACCGCGGCCCGGGGGTGCATGGGTGCAATTGCCCGAGGGCGCCAGGGAACTTCCGAAAACCGGAATCCTGGGCATCCCGGCCAACCCGTGGGACCCCGAGGTCCGGCGCTCGCTGGGCTTCCTTGGTGCCCTGCGCGCATCCATGGACCGGATCCTGCCGGCCGGGCTCGGCACCTCTGCCGAGCTGACGAGCGTTTCCCAATTGGTCCGGACGAGAATGGGCAAGCGGGTCCTTGAGCGCCTGGTGGAGCCCGTGGTGGGCGGCGTCCATTCGGCCGACCCGGCCCTGTTGGACGTTGACATGGTGGCGCCCGGGCTTCGCGATGGCGTCCGCGCCAACGGCTCGCTTGCCGCTGCCGTCGCAGCACAACGAAAGGCTGCGCGCGGTGCGGGGTCCGCGCCTGCCAAAGCCGGCTCCGCCGTCGCGGGGCTGAAGGGCGGCATGCACACCTTGATCGGAGCCCTGGTCAAGGACCTGCAGGACCGCGGGGTAGTGCTGCTGACCCACCAGCGGGTGGACGGCATACGCAAGGCCGGAACCGGTTGGCAGGTTTCGGCTGGTGATTCCACGTACGACGCCGGGCGGCTGGTGGTTGCGCTCGACGGCCCGGCCGCCGTCGGACTGCTTGCGGACTCGGTGCCGGCGCTGGCTGGACTCCGCCCGGAAGCAGGCCCTCTGGTCAGCCTGGTGACGCTGGTGGTGGATCTTCCCGAACTGGACAGCCGGCCGCGCGGTACCGGAATCCTCGTTGCCCCCCAAACTCCGGGAATCAGGGCCAAGGCCCTGACGCACGCCACTTCCAAGTGGGATTGGCTTGCCGGGGAAGCCGGTCCCGGCACCCACGTGGTCCGCCTTTCCTACGGACGGCTGGTCGGTGTGGATGGCTCTGACGGGCAGGCTGCATCGGTCATGGACGACCAGTCCCTGCTTTCGGCTGCAGTGGAAGACGCCTCGAACCTCCTCACGGTTCCCATCACCCGTGCGGACGTCGTGGATTGGGACGTCGTGCGATGGGAAGGCGCCCTGCCGTTTGCCGCCGTGGGTCACAAACAGCGCGTGGCCGAGGTTCGCCGGGTCTGCGGGGCCGTGGAGGGCCTGGCTGTCGTGGGGGGATGGCTGGCCGGGAACGGCCTTGCTGCCGTGGTTGCCGACACCCGGACCCAAGCGAAGAAGCTGGCCCACGACGCCGCCAATATGTGA
- the hemE gene encoding uroporphyrinogen decarboxylase, whose amino-acid sequence MTSSAAPSNNTAINAPAGKLGPGHPLNDGRTADSPLITAYRGGTPSRRPVWFMRQAGRSLPEYLKVREGVAMLDSCLRPELAAEITLQPVRRHDVDAGIFFSDIVIPLKLAGVGVDIVPGVGPVLDKPVRTADDVAALPELTWEALEPIREAVRLTVAELGKTPLIGFAGAPFTLAAYMVEGRPSRDHLGPRTMMHADPETWTALANWAADASGLFLQAQLEAGASAGQLFDSWAGSLGLADYTRFVASASSRALSHVRGLGAPLVHFGTGTSELLVAMRDVGVDVVGVDYRLPLDEANRRLGGSVPLQGNIDPALLSAPWEVLEAHVREVIAAGSAAPGHVVNLGHGVPPETDPTVLTRVVELIHSIPSE is encoded by the coding sequence ATGACTTCTAGCGCGGCACCCTCCAACAATACGGCCATCAATGCCCCGGCAGGCAAGCTTGGGCCGGGCCACCCCCTCAATGATGGCCGCACTGCGGACTCGCCGCTGATCACCGCCTACCGCGGCGGTACGCCTTCGCGCAGGCCCGTATGGTTCATGCGTCAGGCCGGCCGTTCCCTGCCCGAGTACCTCAAGGTACGTGAGGGCGTTGCCATGCTCGATTCATGCCTGCGTCCTGAACTCGCCGCAGAGATCACGCTGCAGCCCGTGCGTCGCCATGATGTAGACGCCGGTATCTTCTTCTCCGACATCGTCATTCCCCTCAAGCTCGCCGGCGTCGGAGTGGACATCGTTCCAGGTGTCGGGCCGGTGTTGGACAAGCCGGTACGGACCGCCGACGACGTAGCCGCGCTGCCCGAGCTGACCTGGGAAGCGCTGGAGCCCATCCGCGAAGCCGTCCGCCTCACGGTGGCAGAGCTTGGCAAGACTCCGCTCATCGGTTTTGCCGGCGCGCCCTTCACCCTGGCTGCCTACATGGTGGAAGGCCGTCCTTCCCGGGACCATCTGGGCCCCCGGACCATGATGCACGCAGACCCTGAAACCTGGACGGCGTTGGCCAACTGGGCTGCCGACGCCTCGGGCCTGTTCCTGCAGGCTCAGTTGGAAGCCGGCGCGTCGGCCGGCCAGCTCTTCGATTCCTGGGCGGGTTCCCTCGGCCTGGCTGATTACACCAGGTTCGTTGCGTCGGCCTCCTCGCGGGCCCTCAGCCACGTTCGCGGACTGGGTGCGCCGTTGGTGCATTTCGGTACCGGCACCTCCGAGCTCCTGGTGGCCATGCGGGATGTCGGCGTGGATGTCGTCGGCGTCGACTACCGCCTGCCGCTGGACGAGGCCAACCGCCGGTTGGGCGGAAGCGTGCCGTTGCAGGGCAACATCGACCCCGCGCTCCTTTCTGCTCCCTGGGAGGTGTTGGAGGCCCACGTCCGGGAAGTCATCGCAGCCGGTTCCGCGGCACCCGGACATGTAGTGAACCTCGGCCATGGTGTTCCGCCCGAGACGGATCCCACCGTGTTGACCCGGGTTGTTGAACTCATCCACTCCATCCCCTCGGAGTAG
- a CDS encoding glutamyl-tRNA reductase: MVLFSLVATHADIDLETVAQLSNGSSELASTALTGSPVVSGAVVLATCNRYEIYGETANGADVEAARSALVSQISELSGLNEQLVSRSFNTHAGPDVTRHLFAVSAGLDSAVVGEREIAGQVRRALITAQQEGTASPGLVRLFQAASKTAKDVGAQTALGSRGLSIVSVALDLATDLSDNPDWSTKKVVIFGTGAYAGATMSLLRERGCSDISVYSSSGRAETFVATRGGTALDADSLPGAVAAADVMIGCSGSDNRVEAEDLARVRTNSGKPLIAIDLALTHDFDPAVGELDGVELLTLESVRLAAPQEQAESLSQASAIVSGAATAFESERESRSVDSAIVALRRHTMNVLDSEMEKVRARHGCTAAAEEVEFALRRMVKQLLHIPTVRARELASDGRQEDYVAALDALYGIQVEQPQAAPAAECPVDHQQLRSESA, translated from the coding sequence GTGGTTCTTTTCTCATTGGTGGCTACACACGCCGACATCGACCTCGAAACCGTCGCTCAGTTGAGCAACGGTTCCTCCGAGCTGGCCTCCACCGCCCTGACGGGCTCACCGGTCGTCTCCGGAGCCGTGGTCCTGGCAACGTGCAACCGCTACGAGATCTATGGCGAAACAGCAAACGGCGCCGACGTCGAAGCCGCCCGCTCCGCCCTGGTTTCCCAGATCAGCGAACTCAGTGGACTCAATGAGCAACTCGTGTCGCGTTCCTTCAACACCCACGCGGGTCCGGACGTAACACGCCACCTCTTCGCAGTGAGCGCCGGGTTGGATTCCGCCGTCGTGGGCGAACGTGAGATCGCGGGGCAGGTCCGCCGCGCCCTGATCACCGCACAGCAGGAAGGCACCGCAAGTCCGGGGCTGGTCCGGCTCTTCCAAGCGGCTTCCAAGACCGCCAAGGACGTTGGCGCGCAGACGGCACTGGGTTCCCGTGGCCTTTCCATTGTCTCCGTGGCACTGGACCTGGCCACCGATCTTTCGGACAATCCGGACTGGTCCACCAAGAAGGTAGTGATCTTCGGTACCGGCGCCTATGCGGGAGCCACCATGTCCCTGCTGCGCGAACGGGGCTGCTCGGACATCTCCGTCTATTCCTCCTCCGGCCGCGCGGAAACATTCGTTGCCACCCGCGGCGGAACAGCCCTCGACGCCGATTCGCTTCCCGGGGCCGTGGCAGCCGCCGACGTGATGATCGGCTGCAGCGGCTCCGACAACCGGGTTGAGGCAGAGGATCTCGCCCGCGTCAGGACCAATTCGGGAAAGCCGTTGATTGCGATCGACCTTGCACTGACCCACGACTTCGATCCCGCCGTCGGCGAACTCGACGGCGTGGAACTCCTTACCCTCGAATCAGTCCGCCTGGCTGCGCCGCAGGAGCAGGCCGAGTCGCTGTCCCAGGCCAGTGCGATCGTCAGCGGCGCCGCCACGGCTTTCGAATCAGAGCGCGAATCGCGCTCGGTGGATTCGGCCATCGTTGCCCTGCGACGCCACACCATGAACGTCCTCGACTCCGAAATGGAAAAAGTCCGCGCCCGGCACGGGTGCACTGCAGCGGCCGAGGAGGTCGAATTCGCCCTTCGCCGGATGGTGAAGCAGCTGCTGCACATCCCCACCGTACGTGCCCGCGAACTGGCCTCCGACGGCCGTCAGGAAGACTACGTGGCAGCGTTGGATGCGCTCTACGGTATCCAGGTGGAGCAGCCCCAGGCAGCTCCCGCAGCGGAGTGCCCGGTAGACCACCAGCAACTTCGCTCCGAAAGCGCCTAG